In the Kiloniellales bacterium genome, one interval contains:
- a CDS encoding VWA domain-containing protein → MPGDSKLPSRKSSSAEIDSFLRKVATTPSPHTPGQRGRLIFAMDATASRQPTWDRASHIQAQMFQETSALGGLEIQLAYYRGFGEFHASPWISESKEMLRRMTKVFCLAGHTQIAKLLKHAAKQAKAEKVNALVFVGDSLEEDIDKLGHLAGELGLLGVPCFMFHEGSDPIAANAFRQVARLSGGAFCPFDANSPQQLRDLLAAVAVFAAGGRRALADYSQRHGGVVKQLTHQVK, encoded by the coding sequence GTGCCAGGCGACAGCAAGCTACCGAGCCGGAAGTCTTCCAGCGCGGAGATCGACAGCTTCCTGCGCAAGGTCGCGACCACGCCGAGCCCGCACACCCCGGGCCAGCGCGGGCGCCTGATCTTCGCCATGGACGCGACGGCCAGCCGTCAGCCGACCTGGGACCGCGCCAGCCACATCCAGGCGCAGATGTTCCAGGAGACCTCGGCGCTGGGCGGGCTGGAGATCCAGCTCGCCTACTACCGCGGCTTCGGCGAGTTCCACGCCAGTCCTTGGATCTCCGAATCCAAGGAGATGCTGCGCCGCATGACCAAGGTGTTCTGCCTGGCCGGCCACACCCAGATCGCCAAGCTGCTGAAGCACGCCGCCAAGCAGGCCAAGGCGGAAAAGGTCAACGCCCTGGTCTTCGTGGGCGACAGCCTCGAAGAGGACATCGACAAGCTCGGCCACCTGGCCGGCGAGCTCGGCCTGCTCGGCGTTCCCTGCTTCATGTTCCATGAGGGTTCCGACCCGATCGCCGCCAATGCGTTCCGTCAGGTCGCCCGGCTGTCGGGCGGCGCCTTCTGTCCGTTCGACGCCAACTCGCCCCAGCAGCTTCGCGACCTCTTGGCCGCCGTCGCGGTCTTTGCCGCCGGTGGGCGGCGCGCGCTGGCCGACTATTCCCAGCGTCACGGCGGCGTGGTCAAACAGCTGACCCACCAGGTGAAGTAG
- a CDS encoding DnaJ domain-containing protein, with protein sequence MIAYFILGIAILVASILLGRWFINAEPKDVLKALRWVALILGGLLALAALAFARSLLVPLLIFLASILLARGGPLWQRLKAATGPSPGQTSEITTRYLRMTLDHDSGAMNGEILEGQFAGGRLDDLDLPQLLALLQECAANDGQSAAVLEAYLDRTQPDDWREAAGADAGRAGAQAGQGPGIMTREEAYAVLGLQEGAGEKEIREAHRRLMQKIHPDLGGSNYLAAKINQAKSLLLGE encoded by the coding sequence ATGATCGCCTATTTCATACTCGGCATCGCGATTCTGGTCGCGTCGATCCTGCTCGGCCGCTGGTTCATCAACGCGGAGCCGAAGGACGTGCTCAAGGCCTTGCGCTGGGTGGCGCTGATCCTGGGCGGGCTTCTCGCCCTCGCCGCGCTGGCCTTCGCGCGCAGCCTGCTCGTTCCGCTGCTGATCTTCCTTGCCAGCATCCTGCTCGCCCGCGGCGGTCCGCTGTGGCAGCGGCTGAAGGCGGCCACCGGTCCGAGCCCGGGGCAGACCTCCGAGATCACCACCCGCTACCTGCGCATGACGCTTGATCACGACAGCGGCGCCATGAACGGCGAGATCCTCGAAGGCCAGTTCGCCGGCGGGCGGCTCGACGATCTCGACCTGCCGCAACTGCTCGCGCTGCTGCAGGAGTGCGCGGCGAACGACGGCCAGTCGGCGGCGGTGCTCGAAGCCTACCTTGACCGGACCCAGCCGGACGACTGGCGGGAGGCCGCCGGGGCCGATGCGGGCCGGGCCGGTGCCCAGGCAGGCCAGGGACCCGGCATCATGACCCGGGAAGAGGCCTATGCCGTCCTGGGTCTCCAGGAAGGCGCCGGCGAAAAGGAGATCCGCGAGGCGCACCGCCGCCTGATGCAGAAGATCCATCCCGATCTCGGCGGCTCGAATTACCTGGCGGCCAAGATCAACCAGGCGAAGTCGCTGCTGCTGGGCGAGTAG
- the galU gene encoding UTP--glucose-1-phosphate uridylyltransferase GalU, producing the protein MTTAKTTDPRPLRKALFPVGGLGTRFLPATKAMPKEMLPVVDKPVIQYAVEEARAAGIEEFIFVTGRGKTAIEDHFDHSWELHDSLQARGKSAELEEIERLLPTPGQVAYTRQQEPLGLGHAVWCARNLVGDEPFAVLLADDLILSDQPCLKQMAEVYNKIGGNVAAVMDVPREQTSRYGILDVVSDDGRLAAVKGLVEKPAPEAAPSTLSIIGRYILQPEIFDELDRQEKGAGDEVQLTDAMARTIGRIPFHGFRFEGTRFDCGNKAGFLEANIAFALARPDLAPELTEILKRYQPS; encoded by the coding sequence ATGACCACCGCCAAAACCACCGACCCCCGCCCGCTGCGCAAGGCGCTCTTTCCGGTCGGCGGGCTGGGCACGCGCTTTCTCCCGGCGACCAAGGCTATGCCGAAGGAGATGCTGCCGGTGGTCGACAAGCCGGTGATCCAGTACGCGGTCGAGGAGGCCCGCGCCGCGGGGATCGAGGAATTTATCTTCGTGACCGGCCGCGGCAAGACGGCGATCGAGGATCACTTCGATCACAGCTGGGAACTTCACGACAGCCTGCAGGCGCGCGGCAAGTCGGCCGAGTTGGAAGAGATCGAGCGGTTGCTGCCGACACCGGGCCAGGTCGCCTATACCCGGCAGCAGGAGCCGCTCGGACTCGGCCACGCCGTTTGGTGCGCGCGCAACCTGGTCGGCGACGAGCCCTTCGCCGTGCTTCTGGCGGACGACCTGATCCTGTCCGATCAGCCCTGCCTCAAGCAGATGGCCGAGGTCTATAACAAGATTGGCGGCAACGTGGCCGCGGTCATGGACGTGCCGCGCGAACAGACCTCGCGCTACGGCATCCTCGACGTGGTGAGCGACGACGGGCGTCTGGCGGCGGTCAAGGGACTGGTCGAGAAGCCGGCGCCCGAGGCGGCGCCCTCGACCCTCTCGATCATCGGCCGCTACATCCTGCAGCCGGAGATCTTCGACGAGCTCGATCGCCAGGAGAAGGGCGCGGGCGACGAGGTCCAGTTGACCGACGCCATGGCCCGGACGATCGGACGGATTCCGTTTCACGGCTTCCGCTTCGAGGGCACGCGCTTCGACTGCGGCAACAAGGCCGGCTTCCTGGAGGCCAACATCGCCTTCGCCCTGGCGCGGCCGGACCTGGCGCCCGAGCTGACCGAGATCCTCAAGCGCTATCAGCCCTCGTGA